From the genome of Populus trichocarpa isolate Nisqually-1 chromosome 15, P.trichocarpa_v4.1, whole genome shotgun sequence, one region includes:
- the LOC7463093 gene encoding adenine/guanine permease AZG2, with translation MGEGLCPRLSCSWKNMEKGLNDAVSKTKVGKYFKLDARKSTFTKELRAGTATFLTMAYIITVNATILADSGGTCSVADCSAPVNQTAGPDCMLKPNEGYQSCLDKTKSDLIVATVLSAMIGSFAMGILANLPFGLAPGMGPNAFVAYNMVGFHGSGPISYKTAMAIVLVEGCAFFIVSALGLREKFARIIPKPIRLACAAGIGLFIAFVGLQIHQGVGLVGPDQSTLVTVTACSSTNPVTGECISGKMRSPTFWLGSVGLLITCYGLMKEIKGSMIYGILFVTLTSWIRGTAVTYFPQTLLGDNNYKYFKKVVDFHKIQSTAGAISFTSFNTSGAWLAFLTLFYVDMLGTTGILYTMAEIGGFVNEKGSFEGQYMAFLVDAGSTIVGSTLGVTTTATYVESSAGIREGGRTGLTAVTVGFYFLVSLFFTPLLTSVPPWAIGPSLVMVGVMMMKVVKDIDWENIKEAVPAFITMLLMPLTYSIANGIVGGIGMYIALSLYDYIVRLMAWLIKMRGMVLKERNQVSATAGADLAIEVI, from the coding sequence atgggaGAGGGGCTATGTCCACGACTGTCATGTTCATGGAAAAATATGGAGAAAGGTCTGAATGATGCAGTCTCAAAGACAAAGGTTGGCAAATACTTCAAGCTAGATGCAAGAAAGAGCACTTTCACTAAAGAACTACGTGCTGGCACCGCCACTTTCCTCACCATGGCTTACATCATCACTGTTAACGCTACCATTCTTGCCGACTCCGGTGGTACCTGCTCCGTTGCTGACTGCTCTGCTCCGGTGAACCAAACGGCTGGTCCAGACTGCATGCTTAAACCCAATGAAGGGTATCAAAGCTGTCTTGATAAAACCAAGAGTGACCTTATTGTAGCTACTGTTTTATCAGCCATGATAGGGTCATTTGCCATGGGAATTTTAGCAAATTTGCCTTTCGGCTTGGCCCCGGGTATGGGTCCTAATGCTTTTGTGGCTTATAATATGGTAGGGTTTCACGGTTCCGGGCCTATTTCATACAAGACTGCAATGGCAATTGTCCTGGTTGAGGGTTGTGCCTTCTTCATAGTTTCTGCTCTTGGGCTTAGAGAAAAGTTCGCTAGGATCATACCAAAACCGATCCGGCTCGCCTGCGCAGCTGGTATCGGGCTTTTCATAGCTTTCGTCGGCTTGCAAATCCATCAAGGCGTGGGCCTTGTCGGGCCTGATCAGTCCACGTTGGTGACGGTGACGGCATGTTCGAGCACAAATCCGGTGACTGGGGAATGCATTTCCGGCAAAATGCGGAGCCCAACATTTTGGCTTGGTTCAGTTGGGTTATTAATTACATGTTATGGGTTAATGAAGGAAATCAAAGGCAGCATGATTTATGGCATTCTTTTTGTCACATTAACATCATGGATTAGAGGAACTGCTGTGACATACTTTCCACAAACCCTACTTGGTGACAACAATTACAAGTACTTCAAGAAAGTGGTGGATTTTCACAAAATCCAATCCACAGCTGGGGCTATAAGTTTCACTAGTTTCAACACAAGTGGTGCCTGGTTGGCTTTTCTAACCTTATTCTATGTAGACATGCTAGGCACCACTGGCATATTGTACACAATGGCTGAGATTGGAGGTTTTGTGAACGAAAAGGGAAGTTTTGAAGGGCAGTACATGGCATTCCTTGTAGATGCAGGGTCTACAATTGTGGGATCTACACTGGGAGTCACAACAACTGCAACATATGTCGAGTCATCTGCCGGGATCAGAGAAGGGGGTAGAACAGGACTAACTGCCGTGACTGTtggcttttattttcttgtatcaCTGTTTTTTACTCCTCTGTTAACTAGCGTACCTCCTTGGGCTATCGGACCATCACTGGTGATGGTCGGAGTTATGATGATGAAGGTGGTGAAGGATATCGACTGGGAGAACATCAAGGAAGCAGTGCCTGCTTTTATTACCATGCTTCTGATGCCACTAACTTACTCTATAGCAAATGGGATTGTTGGTGGCATCGGAATGTACATTGCTCTTAGCTTGTATGATTATATTGTGAGGTTGATGGCGTGGTTGATCAAGATGAGGGGAATGGTACTGAAAGAGCGAAATCAAGTGTCTGCCACAGCTGGTGCAGATCTTGCAATTGAGGTTATTTAA